A single genomic interval of uncultured Desulfobulbus sp. harbors:
- a CDS encoding N-acetyltransferase, giving the protein MTYLALTRENIKDEHICCAFSDKKCAESYELKKQWLTAQFDNGYVFRRLDERAKVFIEYGPAEKAWVPVTAPNCMVIGCFWVSGKFKGQGHGKALLNEAIEDAKNQGKSGLVTVVGTKKYHFMSDTKWLLRQGFEIIESIPSGFSLISMDFDSSNDRPHFNELARSGVCPDRKGIVAYYSNRCPYSEYHVKDSLVETARNRNLLLKTIKLETMEQAQSCPSPATIFSLFLDGEFVTTDISVCMESRFDKIVGKR; this is encoded by the coding sequence GTGACATATCTGGCACTGACAAGAGAAAACATCAAGGACGAACACATTTGCTGTGCCTTTTCCGATAAGAAATGTGCTGAGAGCTACGAACTGAAGAAACAATGGCTCACAGCGCAATTCGACAACGGTTATGTTTTTCGCCGTCTTGATGAACGAGCAAAGGTATTTATTGAATATGGTCCTGCTGAGAAAGCCTGGGTTCCAGTAACGGCACCCAATTGCATGGTGATCGGGTGCTTCTGGGTCTCCGGGAAGTTCAAAGGTCAAGGACATGGCAAAGCCTTGCTAAACGAAGCAATTGAAGATGCGAAGAACCAGGGCAAAAGTGGCCTTGTGACCGTAGTAGGTACCAAGAAATATCACTTCATGAGCGATACAAAATGGTTACTGAGACAGGGATTCGAGATAATTGAAAGTATCCCGTCCGGCTTCAGTCTCATATCCATGGACTTCGACTCATCCAACGATAGACCTCATTTCAACGAGTTGGCGCGGAGCGGCGTGTGCCCAGATCGGAAGGGGATAGTTGCCTATTATTCCAATAGATGCCCTTATTCCGAATACCACGTCAAAGACTCACTTGTTGAAACTGCCAGGAATCGCAATCTGTTGCTAAAAACGATCAAGCTCGAAACCATGGAGCAGGCACAATCCTGTCCATCGCCTGCAACGATTTTTAGTCTTTTTTTGGATGGGGAATTCGTCACTACAGACATAAGCGTATGTATGGAGAGTCGGTTTGATAAGATCGTTGGCAAACGATAG
- a CDS encoding integration host factor subunit alpha, with translation MNKRNVTRRELTAVVSEKTGITQKNSSKIVDTFFSTLKKILISGESIKLVHFGSFVVHDKSPRRGRNPQTGESLVIAKRHMVTFRPSRQLRESLNV, from the coding sequence ATGAATAAAAGGAACGTTACCAGAAGAGAATTAACTGCAGTTGTCTCTGAAAAAACGGGGATTACTCAAAAAAATTCATCAAAAATTGTCGATACTTTCTTTTCAACATTGAAAAAGATATTGATCAGCGGAGAATCAATCAAGCTGGTTCATTTCGGCAGTTTCGTTGTTCACGATAAATCCCCACGTCGTGGACGAAACCCCCAGACCGGCGAATCTCTCGTGATTGCCAAACGTCACATGGTCACCTTTCGGCCAAGCCGACAGCTTCGAGAGAGTTTGAACGTTTAA
- a CDS encoding MucR family transcriptional regulator, which produces MSKSLVEMTAEIIQSQISSKQMTTDEIKSALNETFQTLKALQDTESCEMLEASNEQQPAPLDPKKSIQKNKIICLECGQEFKLLSAKHLSSHGLTRKEYRIKYGFSARQPLCAKSLTESRTASGKERGIPANLLKAIATKTKKTKADKTK; this is translated from the coding sequence ATGAGTAAATCACTTGTAGAAATGACTGCTGAGATCATTCAATCCCAGATCAGCAGCAAACAAATGACCACCGATGAAATCAAATCGGCCTTGAACGAGACTTTCCAGACCCTCAAGGCCCTGCAGGATACCGAATCCTGCGAGATGCTCGAAGCATCCAACGAACAGCAACCCGCGCCCCTGGATCCCAAGAAATCGATCCAAAAGAACAAAATAATTTGCCTTGAATGCGGGCAAGAATTCAAGCTGTTATCTGCCAAACATTTGAGTTCCCACGGCCTCACGAGGAAAGAATACCGCATTAAATACGGTTTTTCTGCCAGGCAACCGCTCTGCGCAAAATCGCTGACAGAATCCCGCACTGCTTCCGGAAAGGAACGTGGGATCCCGGCCAACCTGCTCAAGGCCATTGCCACTAAGACCAAGAAAACAAAAGCCGACAAGACGAAATAA
- a CDS encoding phage protease, whose protein sequence is MEKTTTAALNTTTITPDGDQVPAWVELIPTGEVIGRDGRHWTNNNPQRIIQAFQNGRVDLPVDIEHSTELKAKQGDPAPAMGWVNELRVMNGAIWGRVDWNRSGHQLITTRQYRYLSPVLVCSKTNGAIVALSSVGLTNRPNLHLRALNSRGDGSGTAGTVRALNAMEREVCAKMGISEEEFLKVDPRNGSDHNTLNHMEGLTDLEHEICQRMGISGEEYLKTVA, encoded by the coding sequence ATGGAAAAGACGACAACGGCAGCACTCAATACCACGACAATTACCCCGGATGGTGACCAGGTGCCCGCCTGGGTGGAGCTGATCCCCACCGGCGAGGTGATCGGCCGCGACGGCCGCCACTGGACCAACAACAACCCGCAGAGGATCATCCAGGCCTTTCAAAACGGCCGGGTTGATCTGCCGGTTGATATCGAGCACTCCACAGAACTCAAGGCCAAGCAAGGCGATCCGGCCCCGGCCATGGGTTGGGTCAATGAATTGCGGGTCATGAACGGGGCGATCTGGGGCCGGGTTGACTGGAATCGGAGTGGCCACCAGTTGATTACAACCCGGCAATACCGGTACCTGAGCCCGGTACTGGTCTGCAGCAAAACAAACGGGGCCATTGTGGCCCTTTCTTCTGTGGGGTTGACCAACCGGCCGAACCTCCATTTACGGGCGCTTAATAGCCGGGGAGACGGCAGCGGCACGGCTGGAACAGTTAGGGCCTTGAATGCCATGGAGCGGGAGGTCTGCGCCAAAATGGGGATCTCGGAAGAGGAGTTTTTGAAAGTTGATCCCCGGAACGGTTCCGACCACAATACCCTGAATCATATGGAGGGACTGACTGATCTTGAACACGAGATTTGCCAGCGGATGGGGATTTCCGGGGAGGAGTACTTGAAAACGGTGGCGTGA